In Carya illinoinensis cultivar Pawnee chromosome 7, C.illinoinensisPawnee_v1, whole genome shotgun sequence, the following are encoded in one genomic region:
- the LOC122317150 gene encoding uncharacterized protein LOC122317150 isoform X3, whose amino-acid sequence MRRQNVFRVKTLDESIRSLSNVAPFHRIKPSFVYFLIPFFSPHQDNSDSDQSISEDEDLDADFPETCEYRQSDIKEELQLPLRLDLLKGAHRALELDGGRKTSHLSDKKETNVSQEDDVEMPLFDNEEKISDDEENIVPLKISATSGTKKWHEDDNHSFGRGKQDEAHTWSNISKEADALIWLNKNAPGSSSHYAYPVANKPQKGMRCKAKRKFSFRFQSREGGLSCPSISNDEKYVSLKDHEASERLETIEPRSEEHSIAGVVEDYQRENEIQSEVVCAEVGALGHGGIEQSMSDLLDGLQDRAVVQKGVSAKIVTKRNPSSLGDRTVDSEDSPESMDSGSSSEDEVLVVSTHSPPLHPLPFLLILYTTCIIGYMLKQARDQKLEVNIPDMKRQTMTDRFQAALGATFLNEEGALVAVPKPSGIGLFGKLQQLMQSEKERDVIFLKKLQTGSGTNDEASCIVVKILARCLDAKMTVCQCSFVKNMETPMQSGSPRTMVNGGRKTTIIFHPRVSGDVDLEVGNLIRIHPPWREVQVGNDESIVLSTYFSQVLI is encoded by the exons ATGCGGCGACAAAACGTTTTCCGGGTAAAAACCCTCGATGAATCTATTCGTTCGCTCTCTAACGTTGCTCCATTTCACCGAATAAAACCATCCTTTGTCTACTTTCTGATTCCCTTTTTTTCCCCCCACCAGGACAATTCAGACTCTGACCAGAGCATTTCCG AAGATGAAGATCTCGATGCTGATTTTCCTGAAACTTGTGAGTATCGGCAGTCGGATATAAAG GAAGAATTGCAACTTCCATTACGGCTGGATCTACTGAAag GTGCCCATCGTGCCCTTGAATTGGATGGTGGAAGGAAAACTAGCCATTTATCTGACAAG AAGGAAACAAATGTCTCTCAAGAAGATGATGTTGAAATGCCTCTGTTCGATAATGAGGAAAAGATCTCTGATGATGAG GAAAACATCGTGCCTTTAAAAATTTCTGCTACCTCTGGCACTAAAAAGTGGCATGAAGATGATAACCACAGCTTTGGAAGGGGGAAGCAAGATGAGGCACATACATGGTCCAATATAAGCAAAGAAGCTGATGCACTAATATGGTTGAATAAGAATGCTCCAGGTTCATCATCCCATTATGCCTACCCCGTTGCAAACAAACCCCAAAAAG GCATGAGATGCAAGGCTAAGCGAAAATTCTCATTCCGGTTCCAGTCACGTGAGGGAGGACTCTCTTGTCCCTCTATCtctaatgatgaaaaatatgtgTCACTCAAGGATCATGAAGCATCCGAAAGATTGGAAACCATTGAGCCTAGATCTGAAGAACATTCAATTGCTGGGGTTGTTGAAGATTATCAAAGAGAGAACGAAATTCAGTCAGAGGTTGTGTGTGCTGAAGTAGGAGCTCTTGGGCATGGAGGCATTGAGCAATCAATGTCTGATCTTTTAGATGGCCTTCAGGATAGGGCTGTTGTGCAGAAAGGAGTTTCAGCAAAG ATTGTTACAAAGAGAAATCCCTCTTCGCTGGGAGATAGAACTGTTGACAGTGAGGACTCCCCTGAATCTATGGATAGTGGATCATCTAGTGAGGACGAGGTACTTGTTGTCTCTACTCACAGTCCTCCCCTTCACCCCCTTCCTTTCTTGTTAATACTATATACAACATGTATTATTGGTTATATGCTAAAGCAGGCCAGAGATCAAAAACTTGAGGTTAATATCCCAGATATGAAACGGCAAACTATGACAGACAGGTTTCAAGCAGCTTTAGGTGCTACTTTTTTAAATGAGGAAGGGGCCCTTGTTGCAGTGCCTAAACCATCAGG AATTGGCTTGTTTGGGAAGTTGCAGCAGCTCATgcagagtgaaaaagaaagagatgtGATTTTCTTGAAGAAGTTGCAGACTGGATCTGGTACAAATG ACGAAGCAAGCTGCATTGTTGTTAAGATCCTTGCAAGATGCTTGGATGCAAAGATGACGGTTTGCCAATGCTCTTTTGTCAAGAACATGGAg ACCCCCATGCAGTCAGGGAGCCCTAGAACAATGGTAAATGGaggaaggaaaacaacaattatTTTTCATCCTAGGGTTAGTGGTGATGTTGACCTTGAAGTTGGGAACTTGATTCGCATTCACCCCCCATG GAGGGAGGTTCAAGTGGGAAATGATGAGAGTATTGTTCTCTCCACATATTTCTCCCAAGTTCTAATTTGA
- the LOC122317150 gene encoding uncharacterized protein LOC122317150 isoform X8 yields MFFCNLFGKENIVPLKISATSGTKKWHEDDNHSFGRGKQDEAHTWSNISKEADALIWLNKNAPGSSSHYAYPVANKPQKGMRCKAKRKFSFRFQSREGGLSCPSISNDEKYVSLKDHEASERLETIEPRSEEHSIAGVVEDYQRENEIQSEVVCAEVGALGHGGIEQSMSDLLDGLQDRAVVQKGVSAKQCSNTRGKEVQIVTKRNPSSLGDRTVDSEDSPESMDSGSSSEDEVLVVSTHSPPLHPLPFLLILYTTCIIGYMLKQARDQKLEVNIPDMKRQTMTDRFQAALGATFLNEEGALVAVPKPSGIGLFGKLQQLMQSEKERDVIFLKKLQTGSGTNDEASCIVVKILARCLDAKMTVCQCSFVKNMETPMQSGSPRTMVNGGRKTTIIFHPRVSGDVDLEVGNLIRIHPPWREVQVGNDESIVLSTYFSQVLI; encoded by the exons ATGTTCTTTTGTAATCTGTTTGGAAAGGAAAACATCGTGCCTTTAAAAATTTCTGCTACCTCTGGCACTAAAAAGTGGCATGAAGATGATAACCACAGCTTTGGAAGGGGGAAGCAAGATGAGGCACATACATGGTCCAATATAAGCAAAGAAGCTGATGCACTAATATGGTTGAATAAGAATGCTCCAGGTTCATCATCCCATTATGCCTACCCCGTTGCAAACAAACCCCAAAAAG GCATGAGATGCAAGGCTAAGCGAAAATTCTCATTCCGGTTCCAGTCACGTGAGGGAGGACTCTCTTGTCCCTCTATCtctaatgatgaaaaatatgtgTCACTCAAGGATCATGAAGCATCCGAAAGATTGGAAACCATTGAGCCTAGATCTGAAGAACATTCAATTGCTGGGGTTGTTGAAGATTATCAAAGAGAGAACGAAATTCAGTCAGAGGTTGTGTGTGCTGAAGTAGGAGCTCTTGGGCATGGAGGCATTGAGCAATCAATGTCTGATCTTTTAGATGGCCTTCAGGATAGGGCTGTTGTGCAGAAAGGAGTTTCAGCAAAG cAGTGTAGTAATACCAGAGGTAAAGAGGTACAGATTGTTACAAAGAGAAATCCCTCTTCGCTGGGAGATAGAACTGTTGACAGTGAGGACTCCCCTGAATCTATGGATAGTGGATCATCTAGTGAGGACGAGGTACTTGTTGTCTCTACTCACAGTCCTCCCCTTCACCCCCTTCCTTTCTTGTTAATACTATATACAACATGTATTATTGGTTATATGCTAAAGCAGGCCAGAGATCAAAAACTTGAGGTTAATATCCCAGATATGAAACGGCAAACTATGACAGACAGGTTTCAAGCAGCTTTAGGTGCTACTTTTTTAAATGAGGAAGGGGCCCTTGTTGCAGTGCCTAAACCATCAGG AATTGGCTTGTTTGGGAAGTTGCAGCAGCTCATgcagagtgaaaaagaaagagatgtGATTTTCTTGAAGAAGTTGCAGACTGGATCTGGTACAAATG ACGAAGCAAGCTGCATTGTTGTTAAGATCCTTGCAAGATGCTTGGATGCAAAGATGACGGTTTGCCAATGCTCTTTTGTCAAGAACATGGAg ACCCCCATGCAGTCAGGGAGCCCTAGAACAATGGTAAATGGaggaaggaaaacaacaattatTTTTCATCCTAGGGTTAGTGGTGATGTTGACCTTGAAGTTGGGAACTTGATTCGCATTCACCCCCCATG GAGGGAGGTTCAAGTGGGAAATGATGAGAGTATTGTTCTCTCCACATATTTCTCCCAAGTTCTAATTTGA